The genomic DNA TTTcatcccaaaaaaagaaaaaaaaagaaaagaaaaatgggttCCTCCAAGCTAATTCCTATAGTACTTGCTTCCCTCATTTGTCTAGCTCTAACATTACCCTCACAAGCCCAAAACTCACCGCAGGACTATGTTAACGCCCACAATGCCGCCCGTAAACAAGTTGGCGTCGGCCCGATAGCATGGGATGCGAAGCTTGCATCCTACGCCCCGAGCTATGCCCACAAGCGAGCCGGAGACTGCGATATGATCCACTCTGGTGGACCCTATGGGGAGAACCTCGCCTGGGGCAGTTGGGACATGTCGGGCATAGAAGCAGTGAAGCTCTGGGTAGACGAGAAGCCGTTCTACAATTACAATTCCAACACTTGCGCTCCTGGCAAGATGTGCGGCCATTACACTCAGGTGGTATGGCGTAATTCGCTT from Punica granatum isolate Tunisia-2019 chromosome 2, ASM765513v2, whole genome shotgun sequence includes the following:
- the LOC116197493 gene encoding pathogenesis-related protein 1-like; translated protein: MNLWKVLASLICLALTLPSQAQNSPQDYVNAHNAARKQVGVGPIAWDAKLASYAPSYAHKRAGDCDMIHSGGPYGENLAWGSWDMSGIEAVKLWVDEKPFYNYNSNTCAPGKMCGHYTQVVWRNSLRVGCGKVKCKTGGAFISCNYDPPGNIIGQKPY